The genomic segment AAATTAATATATTGATTATAACATATTTGACGCTAAATGATACATATTATTTATCTTTTCTATTAATTTTTACACGATTTTTACTATGGCTATAAGTTATTTTTTTTCATAAATATGAAATTTAAAAAATTTTTTCTTTCATTTTTCTGTATTTATATACCATCTCACTTATCTATTTTTCTTTCAATTCAGATGTACAATTAGGACATCTTGTTGCCTTCGGATCAATTTCAGTACAGCAGTATTTACACTTTTTCTTATCAGGAATAATATTTTCTTCCTTTTTCTTGGTAAGTTTGCTTATTTGCTGTATAATAATAAAAATTGAGAATGCTACAATCAGAAAATCTATTATATTATTTATAAATATCCCATAGTTAACTGTAGCTACTCCTGCATCTTTAGCTTCTTGAACAGTTTTAAAATTCCCACTTCCTAAAGTAAAAAATAAATTGGAGAAATCAACTCTTCCCATCAATAAGCCAACTAGTGGCATTATAATATCATTAACTAAAGATGTAACAATTTTGCTAAAAGCTCCACCAATAACAACTCCTATCGCAAGACTAACCATGTTTCCTTTCATAGCAAATTCTTTAAATTCTTTAAACATTTTTATTCTCCTTTTTCTT from the Clostridium beijerinckii genome contains:
- the mscL gene encoding large conductance mechanosensitive channel protein MscL, whose protein sequence is MFKEFKEFAMKGNMVSLAIGVVIGGAFSKIVTSLVNDIIMPLVGLLMGRVDFSNLFFTLGSGNFKTVQEAKDAGVATVNYGIFINNIIDFLIVAFSIFIIIQQISKLTKKKEENIIPDKKKCKYCCTEIDPKATRCPNCTSELKEK